From Rhodococcus sp. B7740, one genomic window encodes:
- the glgC gene encoding glucose-1-phosphate adenylyltransferase encodes MRTQPHVLGIVLAGGEGKRLYPMTADRAKPAVPFGGAYRLIDFVLSNLVNAGYLRLCVLTQYKSHSLDRHISQTWRLSGFAGEYITPVPAQQRLGPRWYTGSADAIFQSLNLVYDEDPEYIVVFGADHVYRMDPEQMVQQHIDSGAGVTVAGIRVPRSEAFAFGCIDSDENGKITQFLEKPAQPPGTPDDPDVTYASMGNYVFTTKVLVDAIKADSENVDSDHDMGGDIIPALVEAGVASVYDFNDNVVPGATERDRGYWRDVGTIDAFYDAHMDLVSVHPIFNLYNRRWPIRGSAENLPPAKFVQGGLAQESVVGAGCILSAATVRNSVLSSNVMIDSGATVEGSVLMPGVRIGKGAVVRHAILDKNVVVGDGEIIGVDHERDRERFNVSAGGVVSVGKGVWI; translated from the coding sequence GTGAGGACACAACCGCACGTACTAGGGATTGTGCTTGCCGGCGGTGAGGGTAAGCGCCTTTACCCGATGACCGCGGACCGAGCCAAGCCAGCCGTGCCCTTCGGGGGCGCCTACCGACTCATCGACTTCGTACTGAGCAATCTCGTCAACGCCGGCTACCTCCGGCTCTGCGTGCTCACCCAGTACAAGTCCCATTCACTGGACCGCCACATCTCGCAGACATGGCGACTGTCCGGTTTCGCCGGGGAGTACATCACTCCGGTCCCGGCACAGCAGCGTCTCGGGCCCCGGTGGTACACCGGCAGCGCCGACGCCATCTTCCAGTCGCTGAACCTGGTGTACGACGAGGACCCCGAGTACATCGTGGTCTTCGGAGCCGACCACGTGTACCGGATGGACCCGGAGCAGATGGTGCAGCAGCACATCGACTCCGGTGCCGGCGTCACCGTCGCGGGCATCCGGGTTCCGCGTAGCGAGGCATTCGCGTTCGGATGCATCGACTCGGACGAGAACGGCAAGATCACCCAGTTCCTCGAGAAGCCGGCGCAGCCGCCCGGGACCCCCGACGATCCCGACGTCACCTACGCCTCGATGGGCAACTACGTGTTCACCACCAAGGTGCTCGTCGACGCCATCAAGGCCGACTCCGAGAACGTCGACTCCGACCACGACATGGGTGGCGACATCATTCCGGCACTCGTCGAAGCGGGCGTCGCCTCGGTCTACGACTTCAACGACAACGTCGTTCCCGGTGCCACCGAACGCGACCGCGGATACTGGCGAGACGTCGGCACCATCGACGCCTTCTACGACGCCCACATGGACCTCGTGTCGGTGCATCCCATCTTCAACCTCTACAACCGGCGCTGGCCCATCCGCGGATCGGCCGAGAACCTGCCGCCCGCCAAGTTCGTCCAGGGCGGCTTGGCTCAGGAGTCGGTCGTCGGTGCCGGCTGCATCCTGTCCGCGGCCACCGTCCGCAACTCGGTTCTCAGCTCCAACGTCATGATCGACAGTGGTGCGACCGTCGAGGGCAGCGTCCTGATGCCCGGCGTCCGTATCGGCAAGGGTGCGGTGGTGCGGCACGCGATCCTGGACAAGAACGTCGTCGTCGGTGACGGCGAGATCATCGGTGTCGATCACGAACGCGACCGCGAACGCTTCAACGTCAGCGCCGGGGGAGTCGTCTCCGTCGGCAAGGGCGTCTGGATCTAG
- the sigE gene encoding RNA polymerase sigma factor SigE, whose translation MNGDRDSARLPESVPAPDDLSGTAVFDATGENSTMPSWDELVREHGDRVYRLAYRLSGNAQDAEDLTQDTFIRVFRSLSNYQPGTFEGWLHRITTNLFLDMVRRRSRIRMEALPEDYDRVPSDRPNPEQIYHDARLDPDLQSALDSLAPEFRAAIVLCDIEGLSYEEIGATLGVKLGTVRSRIHRGRQALREYLRVHGKVDSGHASVH comes from the coding sequence ATCAACGGCGATCGCGACAGCGCGCGTCTACCCGAGTCCGTACCCGCACCCGACGATCTCAGCGGCACCGCAGTGTTCGATGCGACCGGCGAGAACTCCACCATGCCGTCCTGGGACGAACTGGTTCGCGAACACGGCGACCGCGTCTACCGACTGGCCTACCGCCTGTCCGGCAACGCCCAGGACGCCGAGGACCTGACGCAGGACACTTTCATTCGCGTGTTCCGCTCCCTGTCGAATTACCAGCCGGGCACCTTCGAGGGGTGGCTGCACCGCATCACCACCAATCTGTTCCTGGACATGGTTCGTCGTCGCAGCCGCATCCGTATGGAGGCGCTCCCCGAGGACTACGACCGTGTTCCCTCGGACCGACCCAACCCCGAGCAGATCTACCACGATGCTCGCCTCGACCCCGATCTGCAGTCCGCGCTCGACTCGCTGGCACCGGAGTTCCGTGCCGCAATCGTGCTGTGCGACATCGAAGGACTGTCGTACGAGGAGATCGGTGCGACACTGGGCGTCAAGCTCGGAACTGTTCGCAGTCGCATTCACCGTGGACGCCAGGCGCTACGCGAGTACCTTCGAGTGCACGGGAAGGTCGACTCCGGTCACGCAAGTGTCCACTAG
- a CDS encoding anti-sigma factor family protein, with translation MTQARKPKRFSSTEHLASEAIAAYVDGELRMPAYLRAADHLSECPECAAEVEAQQQARKALRGAGEMSMPHSLLGLLSQIPSCAGEDRPTHTKRTFMSAVADVRRRRR, from the coding sequence ATGACGCAGGCGCGCAAGCCGAAGCGATTCAGCTCCACCGAACATCTGGCCAGTGAGGCCATCGCGGCGTACGTCGATGGCGAATTGCGAATGCCCGCCTATCTCCGCGCAGCAGACCACCTGTCCGAATGCCCCGAGTGCGCCGCCGAGGTCGAGGCCCAGCAGCAGGCGCGCAAGGCACTGCGTGGAGCAGGGGAGATGTCGATGCCACACTCCTTGCTCGGCCTGCTCAGTCAGATACCGTCCTGCGCGGGCGAGGATCGGCCGACCCACACCAAGAGAACGTTCATGTCCGCTGTCGCCGACGTCCGCCGTCGCCGACGCTGA
- a CDS encoding S1C family serine protease translates to MRGVTGRVTSNSTSTEAAGTDPSEIEPDGIGSAGPEGPRLPPRPVYRPSVDPVSASVFGRPDDVDGSFSPRRPGEELPSRVSVRPPDPILAEAFGRPDDATESLQRDPNAEDDSDAAPSAPADPWRDPTARVSLGSAALDTPPPPVLPPGTKLGVRDVLFGRSVSARALVVLGVLALVIGLVGGLFGRLTAEVTGALTSQKVTLTQSSGDDIPRGQISKVADAVLPSVVSIQVTLGDTGGTGSGVVIAGEGYIVTNNHVISLAASDPENSTLEVTFSDGTKVPADIVGRDTKTDLAVLKTDVGNLTVAELGRSADVRVGQDVIAVGSPLGLNKTVTSGIVSALDRPVALSGEGTDTNAVIDAVQTDAAINPGNSGGPLIDFEGRVIGINSAIRSESGGSVGLGFAIPVDEVFEVTQALIRDGVMRHPDIGINARSVINDTSAGAEVANVRSGGPAQQAGIVEGDVITKVGDRAVGDADELVVAVQATTIGEPVPVQLVRSGRLVDLSVTPVSD, encoded by the coding sequence ATGCGAGGGGTAACCGGACGCGTGACATCGAATTCGACCAGCACCGAGGCCGCAGGCACCGACCCATCGGAGATCGAGCCCGACGGCATCGGCTCGGCGGGACCGGAGGGTCCGCGGTTGCCACCTCGTCCGGTGTATCGACCTTCCGTCGATCCGGTGTCGGCTTCGGTGTTCGGACGTCCCGACGACGTGGACGGTTCGTTCTCTCCTCGTAGGCCCGGTGAGGAACTTCCCTCACGTGTTTCGGTGCGTCCACCCGATCCCATCCTCGCCGAGGCGTTCGGACGCCCGGACGATGCCACGGAATCGCTGCAGCGCGACCCGAACGCCGAGGACGACAGCGACGCCGCTCCGTCGGCTCCGGCAGATCCGTGGCGCGACCCCACCGCTCGGGTGTCCCTCGGCAGCGCGGCGCTCGACACCCCGCCCCCTCCAGTGCTGCCGCCGGGAACCAAACTCGGTGTGCGCGACGTGCTGTTCGGGCGGTCGGTATCGGCCCGAGCTCTGGTGGTGCTCGGTGTTCTGGCACTCGTCATCGGATTGGTCGGCGGGTTGTTCGGTCGCCTCACCGCCGAGGTGACCGGCGCGTTGACCAGCCAGAAAGTGACTCTGACCCAATCCAGCGGCGACGACATCCCGCGCGGGCAGATCAGCAAGGTCGCCGACGCAGTCCTGCCCTCCGTGGTGTCGATCCAGGTGACGCTCGGCGACACCGGCGGTACCGGCTCGGGCGTCGTCATCGCAGGTGAGGGCTACATCGTGACGAACAATCACGTGATCTCACTGGCCGCATCCGACCCGGAGAACTCGACCCTCGAAGTGACCTTCTCCGACGGCACCAAGGTGCCAGCGGACATCGTCGGACGAGACACCAAGACCGACCTCGCCGTCCTCAAGACCGACGTCGGCAACCTCACCGTGGCCGAGCTCGGTCGTTCCGCCGACGTTCGCGTCGGGCAGGACGTGATCGCCGTCGGCTCACCGCTGGGATTGAACAAGACCGTCACCTCCGGCATCGTCAGCGCGCTCGACCGACCCGTTGCCCTGTCGGGTGAAGGCACCGACACCAATGCCGTCATCGATGCCGTACAGACCGACGCCGCCATCAACCCCGGCAACTCCGGTGGCCCGCTCATCGACTTCGAAGGCCGCGTGATCGGCATCAACTCCGCCATCCGCAGCGAGAGCGGCGGATCGGTCGGCCTCGGCTTCGCCATTCCGGTCGACGAGGTGTTCGAGGTGACACAGGCGCTGATCCGGGACGGCGTGATGCGGCACCCCGACATCGGAATCAATGCCCGCTCGGTCATCAACGACACCTCGGCCGGCGCGGAAGTGGCGAACGTCCGCTCGGGCGGTCCTGCCCAGCAGGCCGGAATCGTCGAAGGAGATGTCATCACCAAGGTCGGTGACCGAGCAGTGGGCGACGCCGACGAACTGGTCGTCGCCGTGCAGGCCACGACGATCGGGGAGCCCGTTCCAGTGCAACTCGTTCGGTCCGGGCGGCTGGTGGACCTGTCCGTCACGCCGGTTTCGGACTGA
- the tatB gene encoding Sec-independent protein translocase protein TatB, with amino-acid sequence MFGNIGWGELVILLVAALVILGPDRLPGAISWVSKSIRQVKDYANGASQQLKDELGTDFEDLRKPLADLNQLRGMTPRAVITKHLLDGDDSVFKNPLEDTFKGKPFDAKPKSSGGPTPQINTSQGGVSMSKNEPKLSAGDTPPIDADAT; translated from the coding sequence GTGTTCGGCAACATCGGTTGGGGAGAGCTCGTCATTCTCCTCGTAGCAGCTCTCGTCATCCTCGGCCCCGATCGCCTCCCCGGCGCGATCAGCTGGGTGTCGAAGTCCATCCGTCAGGTCAAGGACTATGCCAACGGTGCGAGCCAGCAGCTCAAGGACGAACTCGGCACCGACTTCGAGGACCTCCGCAAGCCGCTGGCGGATCTCAACCAACTTCGCGGCATGACCCCTCGGGCAGTGATCACCAAACATCTGCTCGACGGAGACGACTCGGTCTTCAAGAACCCACTCGAGGACACCTTCAAGGGCAAGCCCTTCGACGCCAAGCCGAAAAGCTCGGGCGGCCCGACGCCCCAGATCAACACGTCACAGGGTGGGGTGTCGATGAGCAAGAACGAGCCGAAGCTGTCTGCAGGCGACACCCCGCCCATCGACGCCGACGCCACCTGA
- a CDS encoding amino acid ABC transporter ATP-binding protein encodes MSTELTKDLPVDSGSGTKISIRGLQKAFGDNTVLKGIDAEIANGEVVCVIGPSGSGKSTFLRCLNKLEDITAGSVVVDGTDLTAKNVDLDKVRQNIGMVFQHFNLFPHMTALENVMLAPVETKKMSKSQAKDAARKLLEQVGLSERADYKPANLSGGQKQRVAIARALAMSPSIMLFDEATSALDPEMVGEVLQVLRDLAQGGMTMVVVTHEMGFAREVADRVIFMAEGVIVEEGTPDELFGNPQNPRTQDFLNKVL; translated from the coding sequence ATGAGCACCGAACTGACCAAGGACCTGCCGGTCGACAGCGGTTCCGGAACCAAGATCTCCATCAGGGGCCTGCAGAAGGCGTTCGGCGACAACACGGTCCTCAAGGGCATCGACGCCGAGATCGCCAACGGTGAAGTGGTGTGCGTGATCGGGCCATCGGGCTCGGGCAAGAGCACGTTCCTGCGTTGCCTGAACAAGCTCGAAGACATCACTGCCGGATCGGTCGTCGTCGACGGCACCGACCTGACCGCGAAGAACGTCGACCTGGACAAGGTGCGCCAGAACATCGGCATGGTGTTCCAGCACTTCAACCTCTTCCCACACATGACCGCGCTCGAGAACGTCATGCTCGCGCCCGTCGAGACGAAGAAGATGTCGAAGTCGCAGGCCAAGGACGCGGCCCGGAAGCTGCTCGAACAGGTGGGCCTGTCCGAGCGTGCGGACTACAAACCCGCCAACCTCTCCGGCGGGCAGAAGCAGCGCGTCGCCATCGCCCGAGCGTTGGCCATGAGCCCGTCGATCATGCTGTTCGACGAGGCCACCAGTGCTCTCGACCCTGAAATGGTCGGCGAAGTCCTGCAGGTGTTGCGAGACCTCGCGCAGGGCGGCATGACGATGGTCGTCGTGACCCACGAAATGGGCTTCGCACGCGAGGTCGCGGATCGCGTGATCTTCATGGCCGAAGGCGTCATCGTCGAGGAGGGAACACCCGACGAATTGTTCGGTAACCCGCAGAACCCTCGCACCCAGGACTTCCTGAACAAGGTCCTCTAG
- a CDS encoding amino acid ABC transporter substrate-binding protein/permease: MKKPHRVRPVVVPVLIALLITLLGSLLGPAMASAQPAPPAQNYSIATDTTFAPFEFQDESGKLVGIDMDLLAAISVDQGFDYTVEQVGFDTALQGVTSGQFNGMIAGMSITDERKATFDFSEPYFDSGVQMAILDSNDEIKGYEDLRGKSVAVKNGTEGATFAASIADQYGFTIRSFDDSATMFEEVRTGNSAAAFEDYPVLAYGITQGNGFKTVTEKEAGASYGFAVAKGTNAQLLEQFNTGLENLRANGQYDQILDTYLNADASTADTSIPGLIASSWQLLLKGLWLTIVLTVISIAIALVLGAIFGLFRVSTNIVLRGIGTTYVDIFRGTPLLVQAFFIYFGVPAALNFQMSAFTAGIITLSLNAGAYMAEIVRGGILAVDKGQMEASRSLGISYLKSMRKVVMPQAIRTMIPSYINQFVITLKDTSLLSVIGLAELTQTGRLIIARNFESFNMWLIVGVLYFIIIMALTKLSNRLEKRINK, from the coding sequence ATGAAGAAGCCGCATCGGGTCAGGCCGGTCGTCGTTCCGGTTCTGATCGCACTGCTGATCACCCTGCTGGGATCGCTGCTCGGTCCCGCTATGGCATCCGCACAACCCGCCCCGCCTGCACAGAACTATTCGATCGCGACGGACACCACGTTCGCACCGTTCGAATTCCAGGACGAGAGCGGCAAACTCGTCGGAATCGACATGGACCTACTCGCCGCGATCTCGGTGGATCAGGGCTTCGACTACACCGTCGAGCAGGTCGGTTTCGATACCGCACTCCAGGGCGTCACCAGCGGCCAGTTCAACGGAATGATCGCCGGCATGTCGATCACCGACGAACGCAAGGCCACTTTCGACTTCTCCGAGCCGTACTTCGATTCCGGTGTCCAGATGGCGATTCTGGATTCCAACGACGAGATCAAGGGCTACGAGGATCTGCGCGGCAAGTCCGTCGCAGTCAAGAACGGCACCGAGGGCGCGACCTTCGCAGCGTCGATCGCAGATCAGTACGGCTTCACCATCCGGAGCTTCGACGACTCGGCAACGATGTTCGAGGAAGTGCGCACCGGTAACTCCGCGGCCGCCTTCGAGGACTACCCGGTGCTCGCCTACGGCATCACCCAGGGCAACGGATTCAAGACCGTCACCGAGAAAGAAGCCGGTGCCAGTTACGGATTCGCCGTCGCCAAGGGCACCAACGCCCAGTTGCTCGAACAGTTCAACACCGGCCTCGAGAACCTGCGCGCCAACGGCCAGTACGACCAGATTCTCGACACCTACCTCAACGCCGATGCCTCCACCGCCGACACGTCCATCCCCGGTCTGATCGCCAGCAGCTGGCAGTTGCTGCTCAAGGGACTGTGGCTGACCATCGTGCTGACCGTCATCTCCATCGCCATCGCGCTGGTACTCGGCGCGATCTTCGGCCTGTTCCGCGTCTCGACCAACATCGTGCTCCGCGGCATCGGCACCACCTACGTCGACATCTTCCGTGGCACACCGCTTCTGGTGCAGGCATTCTTCATCTACTTCGGTGTCCCCGCGGCGCTGAACTTCCAGATGTCGGCGTTCACCGCGGGCATCATCACGCTCTCGCTCAATGCCGGTGCGTACATGGCCGAGATTGTCCGCGGTGGGATTCTCGCCGTCGACAAGGGCCAGATGGAAGCATCGCGCAGTCTCGGCATCAGTTACCTCAAGTCGATGCGAAAAGTGGTGATGCCACAGGCAATTCGCACGATGATCCCGTCGTACATCAATCAGTTCGTCATCACGCTCAAGGACACGTCACTGCTCTCGGTCATCGGCCTCGCCGAACTGACACAGACCGGTCGTCTGATCATCGCCCGCAACTTCGAGTCGTTCAACATGTGGCTCATCGTCGGCGTTCTGTACTTCATCATCATCATGGCTCTCACCAAGCTGTCGAACCGGCTCGAGAAGAGGATCAACAAATGA
- a CDS encoding Mrp/NBP35 family ATP-binding protein, which yields MAVLTESDVRTALSKVIDPEIRKPITDLGMVKSIDISDDGAVGVGIYLTTSGCPMKTEISDRVKNAVADVAGVGTVSVELDVMNDEQRTELRKSLRGDSAEPIIPFAQPGSLTRVYAVASGKGGVGKSSVTVNLAASLTARGLSVGVLDADIYGHSVPRMLGNDARPTQVEKMIMPPQAHGVKFISIAQFTQGNTPVVWRGPMLHRALQQFLADVFWGDLDVLLLDLPPGTGDVAISVAQLIPSAEILVVTTPQQAAAEVAERAGAIALQTRQRVAGVVENMSWLELPDGTRMDIFGSGGGQDVSDRLTKAVGASVPLLGQIPLDTAVREGGDAGTPIVLSNPESPAAQALEAVAAKLAVRERGLVGMSLGIDSARKL from the coding sequence ATGGCTGTACTGACCGAATCCGACGTTCGGACCGCGCTCTCGAAGGTGATCGACCCCGAGATCCGCAAACCCATCACCGATCTGGGGATGGTCAAGAGCATCGACATCTCCGACGACGGAGCCGTCGGCGTCGGCATCTACCTCACCACCTCCGGGTGCCCGATGAAGACCGAGATCAGCGACCGCGTCAAGAACGCAGTCGCCGACGTCGCAGGCGTCGGCACCGTCTCGGTCGAACTCGACGTGATGAACGACGAGCAGCGCACCGAACTCCGCAAGTCACTGCGCGGCGATTCCGCGGAGCCGATCATTCCCTTCGCGCAACCCGGATCCCTGACGCGCGTGTACGCGGTGGCGTCGGGCAAGGGTGGCGTCGGCAAGTCCAGTGTGACGGTCAATCTCGCCGCATCGCTGACTGCTCGCGGACTCTCGGTCGGTGTGCTCGACGCCGACATCTACGGCCACTCCGTGCCCCGGATGCTCGGGAACGACGCCCGGCCCACGCAGGTCGAGAAGATGATCATGCCGCCGCAGGCGCACGGCGTGAAGTTCATCTCGATCGCCCAGTTCACGCAGGGCAACACTCCGGTCGTGTGGCGTGGACCGATGCTGCACCGTGCGCTGCAGCAGTTCCTCGCCGACGTCTTCTGGGGCGATCTGGACGTGCTGCTGCTCGACCTTCCGCCCGGTACCGGAGACGTGGCAATCTCTGTCGCTCAGCTCATTCCGAGCGCGGAAATCCTCGTGGTCACCACCCCGCAGCAGGCCGCGGCCGAGGTCGCCGAGCGCGCGGGTGCAATTGCACTACAGACTCGGCAGCGCGTGGCAGGCGTCGTGGAGAACATGTCGTGGCTCGAGCTCCCCGACGGCACCCGGATGGACATCTTCGGATCCGGTGGCGGACAGGACGTATCGGACAGACTCACCAAGGCAGTGGGTGCCAGCGTTCCACTTCTCGGCCAGATTCCGCTCGACACCGCCGTCCGAGAGGGCGGTGACGCAGGCACGCCGATCGTGCTGAGTAACCCGGAATCGCCTGCGGCACAGGCACTCGAGGCCGTCGCAGCGAAACTCGCCGTACGCGAGCGCGGTCTGGTGGGAATGTCACTCGGCATCGATTCGGCACGCAAGCTGTAG
- a CDS encoding lytic transglycosylase domain-containing protein: MGRHRKASNSKVRRNSVIALAGLVPAGLVTAATSAGATEYIPFVSAKTSPAAQESNSVVETPQPIAQDGQAQPVAQAELPVPAAVPAPAPVPEIPPTPELPTNLAVSPIAIPVVNVSAYKNAERILAQQQPGCGISWTVIAGIGRVESTHANNGKVDDSGELHEPILGPRLNGTLAGNQVIRDTDGGALDGDTEYDRAVGPMQFLPSTWNLYHADGNGDGVSDPQNLFDAALATGMYLCDDGTNMRDLGSTTKAILRYNNSMAYVANVLAWSAGYATGIVPTSDQLPRIH, from the coding sequence GTGGGTCGTCACAGAAAAGCATCGAATTCCAAGGTCAGACGGAATTCGGTGATTGCTCTGGCAGGTCTCGTCCCCGCAGGACTCGTCACCGCCGCCACCAGCGCCGGAGCCACGGAATACATCCCGTTCGTCAGCGCGAAGACGTCCCCTGCCGCGCAGGAATCGAACTCCGTCGTCGAAACTCCGCAGCCGATCGCCCAGGACGGACAGGCGCAGCCGGTCGCCCAGGCCGAGCTTCCCGTGCCCGCTGCGGTCCCCGCACCGGCGCCGGTTCCCGAGATCCCGCCCACACCTGAGCTGCCCACCAACCTCGCGGTCAGTCCCATCGCGATTCCGGTCGTCAACGTCTCGGCGTACAAGAACGCCGAGCGCATCCTCGCCCAGCAGCAACCCGGCTGCGGCATCAGCTGGACCGTCATCGCCGGCATCGGCCGTGTCGAATCCACCCACGCCAACAACGGCAAGGTCGACGACTCGGGCGAGCTGCACGAGCCCATCCTCGGGCCACGACTGAACGGCACCCTCGCGGGCAATCAGGTGATTCGTGACACCGACGGCGGCGCGCTCGACGGTGACACCGAATACGACCGTGCCGTCGGACCCATGCAGTTCCTACCCTCGACGTGGAACCTCTATCACGCCGACGGCAACGGCGACGGAGTCTCCGACCCACAGAATCTGTTCGACGCGGCCCTGGCCACCGGCATGTACCTGTGCGACGACGGCACCAACATGCGTGACCTGGGATCGACCACCAAAGCGATCCTGCGTTACAACAACTCGATGGCCTACGTGGCGAACGTGCTCGCGTGGTCGGCCGGATACGCCACCGGCATCGTCCCGACCTCGGACCAGCTCCCGCGCATTCACTGA
- a CDS encoding DUF1003 domain-containing protein, with protein MDTPRGSRMFNVNLDFDLGKSGEKAARFLGTGRYLAIQTGIVIVWIFLNVVAVNLQWDPYPFILLNLAFSTQAAYAAPLILLAQNRQDDRDRVSLEEDRSRAQQTKADTEFLARELAALRIAVGEVATRDYLRRELDEIKALLEQATGQPTVSPKKARKKAAARVHDDMGMPDASDPDTH; from the coding sequence ATGGACACGCCGCGCGGGTCGCGGATGTTCAATGTGAACCTCGACTTCGACCTCGGCAAGTCGGGCGAGAAGGCCGCACGATTCCTCGGCACCGGCCGCTACCTGGCCATCCAGACGGGAATCGTGATCGTCTGGATCTTCCTCAACGTCGTGGCGGTCAACCTCCAGTGGGACCCCTACCCCTTCATCCTGCTCAACCTCGCGTTCTCGACCCAGGCCGCGTACGCAGCTCCGTTGATTCTTCTGGCCCAGAATCGGCAGGACGACCGCGACCGCGTCTCCCTCGAGGAGGACCGTTCTCGCGCCCAGCAGACCAAGGCCGACACCGAGTTCCTCGCTCGTGAACTCGCCGCGCTGCGCATCGCCGTCGGCGAGGTCGCCACCCGCGACTACCTGCGCCGCGAACTGGACGAGATCAAGGCACTCCTCGAGCAGGCGACGGGTCAACCCACGGTCTCTCCCAAGAAGGCACGAAAGAAGGCGGCCGCGCGGGTGCACGACGACATGGGCATGCCGGACGCATCGGACCCCGATACGCACTAG
- a CDS encoding magnesium transporter MgtE N-terminal domain-containing protein, producing MAALSKVFAARLAGLGVLGPDGESIGRVRDVVVSMRVGRAQPRVLGLVVELATRRRIFVPMLRVTSIEPNSVQLTTGNVSLRRFTQRANEILVFAQILDSKVRVDDPELDELHDVDSIVVDLGIELTRTRDWVVARVAVRKQRQRLARRGAIHVVDWQHVQGLTQNELSMPDQGVAQLLMQFEDLRAADVANAMRELPVKRRMEVARALDDERLADVVQELPDDDQVELMHYLGVDRGADVLEAMDPDDAADLLGELPETEAESLLRLMDPEDSAPVRRLLEHSPDTAGGLMTPEPVVLTASTTVAEALARVRNPDLTPALASLVFVVRPPTATPTGPYLGCVHLQQLLREPPASLVGGVVDSALPRLSPEDSLTAVTRYFATYNLVCGPVVDDEDHLVGAVTVDDVLDHLLPEDWRDQEVAGQ from the coding sequence ATGGCAGCACTGAGCAAGGTATTCGCGGCCAGGCTCGCCGGCCTGGGTGTCCTGGGCCCCGACGGCGAATCGATCGGCCGGGTTCGTGACGTGGTCGTCTCGATGCGTGTCGGCAGAGCGCAGCCGAGAGTCCTCGGCCTTGTGGTCGAATTGGCAACTCGCCGAAGAATTTTCGTGCCGATGCTACGAGTGACGAGCATCGAGCCCAATTCCGTTCAACTCACGACCGGAAACGTCAGTCTTCGTCGATTCACCCAGCGCGCCAACGAGATCCTGGTCTTCGCGCAGATCCTCGACTCCAAGGTGCGCGTCGACGACCCCGAGCTCGACGAGCTGCACGACGTCGATTCCATCGTTGTCGACCTCGGCATCGAACTCACCCGAACTCGCGACTGGGTGGTCGCGCGGGTGGCGGTCCGCAAGCAACGGCAACGGCTCGCGCGGCGTGGTGCCATCCACGTCGTCGATTGGCAGCACGTGCAGGGGCTGACACAGAACGAGCTGTCCATGCCCGATCAGGGTGTGGCGCAGCTGCTGATGCAGTTCGAGGATCTTCGCGCGGCCGACGTGGCGAACGCGATGCGCGAGCTGCCCGTCAAGCGCCGGATGGAGGTGGCGCGCGCTCTCGACGACGAGCGGCTCGCGGACGTCGTCCAGGAACTGCCCGACGACGATCAGGTGGAGTTGATGCACTACCTCGGTGTCGACCGTGGTGCCGACGTGCTCGAGGCCATGGACCCGGACGACGCCGCCGACCTGCTGGGCGAGCTGCCCGAGACCGAGGCGGAATCGCTTCTGCGCCTGATGGATCCAGAGGACTCCGCGCCTGTCCGTCGTCTGCTCGAACACTCCCCCGATACCGCCGGTGGTCTGATGACCCCCGAGCCGGTGGTTCTCACCGCGTCGACGACGGTGGCCGAGGCGCTCGCCCGGGTACGTAATCCCGACCTGACGCCTGCGCTGGCCTCCCTGGTGTTCGTCGTGCGGCCCCCGACCGCGACACCGACCGGCCCGTATCTCGGCTGCGTGCATCTGCAGCAATTGCTTCGAGAACCCCCGGCGAGCCTGGTCGGCGGTGTGGTGGACAGCGCTCTGCCGAGATTGTCCCCCGAGGACAGTCTCACCGCCGTGACGCGGTACTTCGCGACGTACAACCTCGTCTGCGGCCCGGTGGTCGACGACGAGGACCACCTGGTCGGGGCCGTGACCGTGGACGACGTCCTCGATCACCTGCTGCCCGAGGACTGGCGAGATCAGGAAGTGGCGGGACAGTGA